Proteins encoded by one window of Manihot esculenta cultivar AM560-2 chromosome 10, M.esculenta_v8, whole genome shotgun sequence:
- the LOC110624144 gene encoding phytosulfokine receptor 1: MKMGFVYIFFFTMCMISFKVPISRCQDIACHSNDLRALKSFSNRLKSGINGWNFSTSNCCNWTGVSCNHSTTSSNRVTGLELGKKRILGVLCETLGGLDQLRILNLSQNFLHGIVPTKLFQLQNLEVLDLSDNDFVGSVPGGIHLPSIRYFDISKNSFNGSSDPTFCKTSLHLQVLNLASNDFSGEVSTSFGSCSSLQQLFLNGNKLSGSFPYSLSQLQHLHILHLQNNQFSGALNDGIGNLSNLVELDISNNIFSGNLPDVFQRLRQLELFASSSNRLNGHLPYSLVNSPTLRILKLGNNTMDGPININCSAMIHLAYLDIGSNNFHGPIPESICSCQNLSVLNLGRNKLGGEVPYKFKNLQALTYLSLSNTSLTNISAALGILQQCTNLTTLVLTRNFRDEQMPSDANFQFKNLRVFIIANCQLRGSIPLWLEGHKMLQLLDLSWNHLGGNIPLWIGNFSSLFYLDLSDNSFIGEIPTSLTGLQTLTDTNILTDGNALSIPLYKKTEASSRTFQYNKIRSLQPTLDLSSNKLTGPIWPSFGNLKGLHVLNLKNNDLSGPISDGLSRMSSLEILDLSHNKLFGEIPTSLVKLSFLSKFSVADNQIYGEIPTGGQFLTFPCSSFEGNSDLYGGGAFSSCQLAQHPPPPPPPLATQPPIEKMNIMGLQFGLGATTGFVLTVTFVFMSGWVIPKPKARIRETMAMRTTIRHR, translated from the coding sequence ATGAAGATGGGGTTTGTATACATTTTCTTCTTCACCATGTGCATGATCAGCTTCAAGGTCCCTATCTCCAGATGCCAGGATATAGCATGCCATTCAAATGACCTCAGGGCCTTGAAAAGCTTCAGCAACCGCTTAAAATCAGGGATTAATGGCTGGAACTTCTCCACATCTAATTGCTGCAATTGGACAGGGGTCTCTTGTAACCATTCCACCACTTCAAGTAATAGGGTAACAGGGTTGGAACTTGGAAAGAAGAGAATTCTGGGAGTATTATGTGAGACTTTGGGAGGTCTGGATCAGCTGAGAATCCTCAATCTTTCTCAGAATTTCCTTCATGGAATCGTTCCCACCAAATTGTTTCAATTGCAGAATCTTGAGGTCCTTGACTTAAGCGACAATGATTTTGTTGGTTCAGTACCAGGAGGTATACATTTACCCTCAATCAGGTATTTTGACATTTCAAAAAACAGTTTCAATGGTTCTAGTGATCCAACTTTTTGCAAAACCTCACTCCATCTGCAAGTTCTTAATCTTGCTAGCAATGACTTCAGTGGTGAAGTTTCCACAAGTTTTGGAAGCTGTTCTTCTCTGCAGCAACTCTTTCTTAATGGCAATAAGCTCTCAGGAAGTTTTCCCTACAGCCTTTCGCAGCTGCAACATCTCCATATATTGCACCTTCAAAATAATCAGTTTTCTGGAGCTCTAAATGATGGAATAGGTAACCTCTCTAACCTTGTAGAATTGGATATCTCCAACAATATTTTCTCTGGAAATCTTCCTGATGTGTTTCAGAGGCTCAGACAGCTTGAACTTTTCGCTTCCAGCTCAAATAGACTTAATGGCCATTTGCCATATTCACTGGTGAATTCTCCAACTCTTCGAATTCTTAAATTGGGCAACAACACCATGGATGGACCAATCAACATCAATTGTTCTGCAATGATTCATCTGGCTTACTTGGATATTGGTAGTAACAATTTCCATGGACCAATCCCTGAAAGTATATGCTCTTGTCAAAACTTGAGTGTTTTGAATCTTGGCAGAAACAAACTCGGTGGAGAGGTTCCTTACAAGTTCAAGAATCTCCAGGCCCTGACGTACCTGTCACTCTCAAATACTAGCCTCACAAACATATCAGCAGCACTTGGAATTCTTCAACAATGCACAAACTTGACTACTCTGGTCTTGACTCGAAATTTTCGAGATGAACAAATGCCCAGCGATGcgaattttcaatttaaaaatctcAGGGTATTTATTATTGCCAATTGTCAACTTAGAGGTTCAATTCCATTATGGTTGGAGGGTCACAAAATGCTGCAGTTgctagatctatcttggaatcACTTGGGTGGAAATATCCCACTCTGGATAGGCAATTTCAGTAGTCTCTTTTACTTGGATTTGTCCGACAACTCGTTTATTGGTGAAATACCAACAAGCTTGACAGGACTACAAACCCTAACCGACACGAATATCTTAACTGATGGAAATGCCCTCAGCATTCCTCTGTATAAGAAAACTGAGGCATCTAGTAGGACTTTTCAGTATAACAAAATCAGGAGCCTTCAGCCAACTTTGGATCTAAGTTCCAACAAGCTGACCGGACCAATCTGgccaagttttgggaacttgaaAGGACTTCATGTTTTAAACCTAAAAAATAACGACCTTTCCGGGCCAATTTCAGATGGTTTATCTAGAATGTCAAGTCTAGAAATTTTGGATTTGTCTCATAACAAACTATTCGGAGAAATACCCACTTCTTTGGTAAAGCTCAGCTTTCTATCCAAGTTCAGTGTAGCAGACAATCAAATTTATGGGGAAATCCCAACAGGAGGCCAGTTCTTGACATTTCCATGTTCAAGCTTTGAGGGGAACAGCGATCTATATGGTGGTGGGGCTTTTAGTTCATGTCAACTTGCCCAacatcctcctcctccaccacctcCTCTTGCTACCCAGCCTCCCATTGAAAAAATGAATATTATGGGTTTGCAGTTTGGGCTAGGAGCTACTACTGGCTTTGTCCTCACTGTTACATTTGTCTTCATGTCTGGCTGGGTGATACCAAAGCCAAAGGCAAGAATAAGGGAGACTATGGCTATGAGAACTACCATCAGACACAGGTAG
- the LOC110624277 gene encoding uncharacterized protein LOC110624277 produces MAAESNFVQAAIPRFVGHYDHWSMLMENFLRSKDYWAIVENGVGAPAAGETLTDAQKTDFEATKLKDLKAKNYLLQSIERSILETILCKDTSKDIWDSMKKKYAGSARVKRAQLQTLRRDFETLQMRDGESVTSYFARTMEICNKMRFIGEKIEDVTIVEKILRSLTAKFDYVVCLIEESKDIDVRFEGLNSSLFFLEFKGERQRERKRERQRERKSAEFPIRSSAKQR; encoded by the coding sequence ATGGCTGCAGAGTCAAATTTTGTGCAGGCAGCAATCCCACGTTTTGTTGGTCACTATGACCATTGGAGCATGTTAATGGAGAACTTCTTGCGTTCCAAAGATTACTGGGCGATAGTCGAAAATGGAGTCGGCGCTCCAGCAGCAGGAGAAACATTAACAGATGCTCAAAAAACAGATTTTGAAGCTACAAAGCTCAAAGATTTGAAGGCAAAAAATTACCTTCTTCAATCTATTGAGCGTTCTATCCTGGAAACAATTCTTTGCAAAGATACTTCCAAGGATATATGGGATTCTATGAAGAAAAAATATGCAGGCTCAGCCAGAGTTAAGCGAGCACAGCTTCAAACTTTGAGGAGAGATTTTGAAACTCTGCAGATGAGAGACGGTGAATCCGTTACCAGCTATTTTGCTAGAACCATGGAAATATGCAACAAGATGCGATTTATTGGTGAGAAAATAGAAGATGTAACTATTGTGGAGAAGATATTACGTTCTCTGACGGCCAAATTCGACTATGTTGTTTGCTTAATTGAAGAATCAAAGGACATAGATGTTAGATTTGAAGGCCTCAACTCTTCCCTCTTCTTTCTCGAATTCAAGGgggagaggcagagggagaggaagagggagaggcagagggagaggaaatCGGCAGAATTTCCAATCCGATCAAGCGCAAAGCAAAGGTGA
- the LOC110625306 gene encoding dicarboxylate transporter 2.1, chloroplastic yields the protein MESLAIRSISSATPLSLSTRNSLLHRSPKSISKFPPSVVSPPSLPGAIRSPALSLQTSFVFSPLLKSFKTHFPIRASSEKNDSSKLSNPPPISNPPPQGAKLVPLLISVSVGLILHFFIPRPAEVTPQAWQLLAIFLSTIAGLVLNPLPVGAWAFLGLTTSIVTNTLTFSTAFSAFTNEVIWLIVISFFFARGFVKTGLGDRVATYFVKWLGKSTLGLSYGLTISEALIAPAMPSTTARAGGVFLPIIKSLSLSAGSKPEDASSKKLGSYLVLSQFQSSGNSSALFLTAAAQNLLCLKLAEELGVIISGPWVSWFKAASLPALVSLLATPFILYNLYPPEIKDTPDAPAMAAKKLESMGPVTKNEWVMVGTMVLAVSLWVFGDTLGIPSVVAAMIALSILLLLGVLDWDDCLSEKSAWDTLAWFAVLVGMAGQLTNLGIVTWMSGCVAKILQSLSLSWPAAFVILQASYFVIHYLFASQTGHVGALYSAFLAMHLAAGVPGVLAALALAYNTNLFGALTHYSSGQAAVYYGAGYVNLPDIFKMGFVIALVNAIIWGAVGTAWWKFLGLY from the exons ATGGAGAGCCTGGCAATTCGCTCCATCTCCTCTGCAACCCCGCTCTCTCTCTCTACCCGGAATTCCTTACTTCACAGATCACCAAAATCCATCTCTAAATTTCCACCTTCCGTCGTCTCCCCACCGTCCCTGCCCGGCGCAATCCGATCACCTGCTCTTTCCTTGCAAACATCCTTTGTCTTCTCTCCACTTCTCAAGTCCTTCAAGACCCATTTCCCAATTCGCGCCTCCTCGGAGAAAAACGACTCCTCAAAGCTATCAAATCCCCCGCCAATCTCAAACCCACCTCCACAAGGTGCCAAGCTTGTTCCCCTTTTAATATCTGTGTCCGTAGGtcttattcttcatttttttattcCCAGACCCGCTGAAGTAACCCCACAAGCGTGGCAATTGCTTGCAATCTTTCTTTCTACAATTGCTGGTCTTGTTTTGAATCCTTTGCCAGTTGGGGCGTGGGCTTTTCTTGGTCTAACGACTTCTATTGTGACGAATACTTTAACGTTTTCAACTGCTTTTAGTGCCTTTACTAACGAGGTTATTTGGTTGAttgttatttctttcttttttgctCGTGGGTTTGTGAAGACTGGCCTAGGTGATAGAGTTGCTACGTATTTTGTCAAGTGGTTGGGGAAGAGTACGTTGGGATTGTCGTATGGATTGACAATTAGTGAGGCGCTTATTGCGCCGGCAATGCCTAGTACTACTGCCAGGGCTGGCGGAGTTTTCTTGCCAATAATTAAGTCCTTGTCGTTGTCAGCTGGGAGTAAGCCAGAGGATGCTTCTTCAAAGAAGCTTGGGTCTTATCTCGTTCTTTCCCAGTTCCAG TCTTCTGGGAACTCTAGTGCGCTTTTCCTGACCGCTGCAGCTCAAAATTTGCTGTGTCTCAAATTAGCGGAGGAACTTGGTGTTATAATTTCAGGCCCTTGGGTTTCTTGGTTCAAGGCTGCCAGTTTGCCAGCATTGGTTTCTCTTCTAGCTACACCATTTATCTTATATAACCTTTATCCTCCTGAAATCAAGGACACTCCAGATGCCCCTGCAATGGCTGCAAAGAAGCTGGAGAGTATGGGTCCTGTCACAAAAAATGAATGGGTGATGGTTGGCACAATGGTTCTTGCAGTTTCTTTGTGGGTGTTTGG AGATACTCTTGGTATACCGAGTGTTGTAGCCGCAATGATTGCCTTATCAATATTGCTTTTGTTGGGAGTGCTTGATTGGGATGACTGCTTAAGTGAAAAATCAGCTTGGGATACCTTGGCTTGGTTTGCTGTTCTGGTGGGCATGGCAGGGCAACTGACAAACCTTGGCATTGTAACCTGGATGTCTGGTTGTGTGGCCAAGATCCTTCAATCTCTCTCTTTGAGCTGGCCAGCTGCATTTGTTATTCTTCAGGCATCTTACTTTGTCATTCACTATCTATTCGCTAGTCAAACTGGTCATGTGGGAGCTCTGTACTCTGCATTTCTTGCCATGCACTTGGCAGCTGGAGTGCCCGGTGTGTTGGCAGCACTGGCTTTAGCTTACAATACCAATCTTTTCGGTGCTCTTACACACTACAGCAGTGGTCAGGCTGCTGTATATTATGGAG CTGGATATGTAAACCTCCCTGATATATTCAAGATGGGCTTTGTAATAGCTTTGGTTAATGCTATCATCTGGGGAGCAGTTGGAACTGCCTGGTGGAAATTTTTGGGTCTCTACTAA
- the LOC110624619 gene encoding phytosulfokine receptor 1 translates to MEFSSVYFCSILLALCFHFQTRMACNSDDRLALNGLHNCLTSTTGSWNSSTADCCNWDGVTCNNSIVSSKRVIGLELGNKRLTGTICESLAALDHLRILNLSHNFLHGTLPAKLLRLQNLEILDLSSNNFVGSIPMVGDMRSIRFVDLSKNKFSGSVSAALCETSPHIQVLNLASNYFAGEISNTFGRCTSLQNLSLNSNSLSGSFPQVLFHLQNLRALQLKENQFSGTLDARLGNLSNLVELDISSNVFSGYLPDSFGKLSKLEKFSAYTNAFTGHMPESLVNSPSLQILDLHNNTLNGPIKINCSAMIHLFSLNLGSNNFHGPIPETFSSCHSLSILNLGRNKLGGEVPYNFKNLQALTFLSLSNTSLSNISRALEILQHCKNLTTLILGINFQYEELPGGVNLQFRNIKALVIPYCQLRGSIPLWLKNCKSLQLLDLSWNLLGGSIPVWLGNFKSLFYLDLSNNSFTGNIPKSLTELQTLIINKGILKEIAPGIPLFKSREGGNLQYTKIWSLPPTMELSCNKLTGPILPSFGRLKGLHVLGLNNNSLSGPIPADLSGMSNLEVLDLSHNKLSGEIPTSLVKLNFLSKFSVAFNQLSGEIPTGGQFMTFPYSSFEGNKNLCGGDFDSCEPMQAPVQSPTRSKQMKIVGLPFQLGVATGFVLSVTICFMSGWAFSVAERTTDTSRFVCWRLR, encoded by the coding sequence ATGGAATTCTCAAGCGTGTACTTTTGCTCCATTCTTTTAGCACTTTGCTTCCACTTCCAGACCAGGATGGCTTGCAATTCAGATGATCGGTTAGCTCTCAACGGTCTCCACAATTGTTTAACATCGACAACAGGTAGCTGGAATAGCTCCACCGCCGATTGCTGTAATTGGgatggtgtcacttgcaatAATTCCATTGTTTCAAGTAAAAGGGTCATTGGCCTGGAACTTGGGAACAAGAGACTCACAGGAACCATATGCGAGTCCTTGGCCGCTCTTGATCATCTCAGAATCTTGAACCTCTCCCATAATTTTCTCCACGGTACCCTTCCAGCTAAATTGCTCAGACTGCAGAATCTGGAAATTCTTGACCTGAGCAGCAATAATTTTGTCGGTTCAATTCCCATGGTCGGTGATATGCGCTCAATCAGGTTTGTCGACTTGTCAAAGAATAAATTTTCTGGTTCTGTTAGTGCTGCACTTTGTGAAACCTCACCCCATATTCAGGTTCTCAACCTGGCAAGTAACTATTTTGCTGGTGAAATTTCAAACACTTTTGGGAGATGTACTTCTCTGCAGAATCTCTCTCTTAACAGCAACAGTCTCTCAGGAAGTTTTCCTCAGGTACTTTTTCACCTGCAAAATCTTCGTGCCTTGCAGCTTAAAGAGAATCAATTTTCTGGAACACTGGATGCTAGATTAGGTAACCTTTCTAACCTTGTGGAGTTGGATATTTCCTCCAATGTGTTCTCTGGATATCTTCCTGATTCTTTTGGGAAGCTTAGCAAGCTTGAGAAATTCTCTGCCTACACCAATGCATTCACTGGCCACATGCCTGAGTCATTGGTAAATTCCCCATCTCTTCAAATTCTTGATTTACATAACAACACTCTTAATGGTCCCATTAAAATCAATTGTTCAGCAATGATTCATCTATTTTCCCTGAATCTTGGTTCTAATAATTTCCATGGTCCAATCCCTGAAACCTTCTCCTCTTGCCATAGCTTGAGTATTTTGAATCTTGGTAGAAACAAACTCGGTGGAGAGGTTCCTTACAACTTCAAGAATCTCCAGGCCCTGACGTTCCTTTCACTATCAAACACTAGCCTGTCAAATATCTCAAGAGCTCTAGAGATTCTACAACATTGCAAAAACTTAACTACCCTGATCCTCGGTATCAATTTTCAGTATGAAGAATTGCCTGGAGGTGTCAATTTGCAGTTCCGAAATATCAAGGCCTTAGTGATTCCGTATTGTCAGCTGAGAGGTTCAATTCCACTGTGGTTGAAAAATTGCAAATCGCTGCAGTTGTTGGATCTGTCCTGGAATCTCCTTGGTGGATCTATCCCAGTCTGGTTAGGCAATTTCAAGAGTCTCTTTTACTTGGATTTATCAAACAATTCTTTTACAGGAAACATACCAAAAAGCTTGACAGAACTACAAACCCTGATCATCAACAAGGGCATCCTAAAAGAAATCGCCCCGGGAATCCCTCTCTTTAAGTCCCGAGAGGGCGGGAATTTGCAGTATACAAAAATTTGGAGCCTTCCACCAACCATGGAGCTAAGCTGCAACAAGCTGACAGGACCAATCCTGCCAAGTTTTGGGAGATTGAAAGGACTTCACGTTCTAGGACTAAACAATAATAGCTTGTCAGGGCCAATTCCAGCTGATCTATCAGGAATGTCAAACCTGGAAGTTTTGGATTTGTCCCATAACAAACTCTCAGGAGAAATACCAACTTCATTGGTAAAGCTCAATTTTCTATCCAAGTTCAGTGTGGCATTCAATCAACTATCTGGAGAAATCCCAACAGGCGGCCAATTCATgacctttccttattcaagctTCGAGGGTAACAAAAATTTATGTGGTGGAGATTTTGATTCCTGTGAACCAATGCAGGCTCCTGTTCAGTCTCCTACTCGTAGCAAACAAATGAAAATTGTTGGTTTGCCATTTCAACTCGGAGTTGCTACCGGCTTTGTACTCTCTGTAACAATTTGCTTCATGTCAGGCTGGGCGTTTTCAGTGGCAGAAAGAACTACTGATACAAGTAGATTTGTATGCTGGAGGCTCAGATAG